TATGATTATAAAGTCCACAAATTTACGGTTATAATATGATCGCTCCAAACTCTTATGCTTCATGCTAAGTGCCAAATGCGCCATCAAGGTGTCGCTAGTGCCCTACAAAACGCTGCCACAAACGCACGAATTGGGCCTGCAAGTGCGATAATATTTCGAGTCTTCAACAGTATTTTGGGCTTAATTGGAGCCCCTTGCATTCGGGCCATTGACTGCATATTTCCCAGTAGAGATAggcttgttattattattttttttttttttgcatgcaTTAAAGGCATCATCATTAAGCTCAATCACTACTATCCTTTCAAATCTGTTTTTTAATGTATCTTTATAGCAACTTTTGTGAAACCTTGTTTGATATGAGTATGATTATCTATGCCGTTAGATGCATGGCATTGACCCTTCTTACTATTACGGTATGAGAATAAATTACTATAATTTGAGCCTAGAAAGAAGTCTCACAtggagaacaaaaaaagaaaaaagaaaaagaaattaaaacgtGCATTTATAAAGCTCAACTCACACCAAACTAAAGAGAAAATACGCATTTCGAGTCTATATACCCCAAGTATTGCTTggttttaaattattattattattatttttatatatatgtatatagatatTAATTTCGAAAACTGTTTTAGCACTAAATTCTGATTATGCATGTGTTCGTAGGTGTTCTGCCAGCCAATATACCAGCTTGTTGAAGAATGGTTGAGTAGGCGGGGGGCAGGAAGTGATTTGGTAGCAAAAGAACATCCCATTGTGCTCCGGTTGATCTGGAGAACAGGTTAtgtgataattacgtgtgtgatCGCGATGATATTTCCAGTCTTCAACAGTGTTTTGGGCTTGATTGGAGCCCTTTCATTCTGGCCATTGACCGTATATTTCCCAGTTGAGATGTACATTTCACAGGCTCACATTCGCAAGTTTTCTCCTACCTGGATTTGGCTAAACATATTGACTTGGGCTTGCTTGATTATAGCATtggctgctgctgctgcttgcGTTCAAGGCATCATCGTTGAGCTCAATCACTACCAGCCTTTCAACTCTTTTTCTTGATGTATATTTGGATTAACAACTTTTTGTGAAACCTTTGTTTGGTATAATTATCTTTGCCGTTTTTGAATGCTTTAGATGCATGCCATCGACTGTAGAATCAAAAgcaatatcaaatcaaacacaaacagaatttaaataaaacaaccaGACCAAATAATCTAGATAATAAATAGGGTGCAAGACACTTTCATTATAATGATTTGAAAAGTTCTTTACCAATGTAGGACTTACACAGGAAAAGAATAAACAAGAGTAAAGAGATTAAGCCAAGGATATATGTAATTGGAGTTCTAAGAAGCTGGTGTATGTGAAACCACTGTCCTTTAATTTACACGGGGGGCAATTTGTGAAATCCTTTCCTCCTCCAGAAGTGCATACGGATCAATATATTGGGGTGGCGAAATAGATGTCTTGCTTGCATCATGGACAAAAGTTGGTCCAAAAAACTGCCAAatgaaagaggaagaaaatcaaatttagcTTCGATAAGATGTCAAGCAACAAAACAATGAAAAGACTCAATTTTTCTCTTACTCCATCTCGTGTTTACCCCAAGAAGCaacaatttaaacaaaataaacaagataTAACAAATAGCACAAGACTTAAGTCCTACAAGTCATAACGACAATAAGAATCCATACGTTTTATCTTGTCTTTTTCAACTTAATATAAACCAAGTTGGTCCAACAACCTTGTGGTTCCATAAGAATGAAGCTAAGTGGAAAAAACATTCCCAGAAATTAAATCTATGGGAAAACTATAACAGAAAACGCCCACTTCCTAAATGATCTTCCACATTTCAAATGTCTGCATAAATTAGAAGACATTAACTAACAAAGctaaagaaaaactagaaaTGTTGATTGTTAGGGAGACAAACACTCGAGGAGTAAACCAATAGTAAGTTAATATACATATTAGGACACCACTTCTAGCCTAAAAGCCTAAGCTAATGGGCTTGGGTCCACTTAGGTATATTAATTACTCACTCTCTTTATACTTAACTGGACAAAAACCTCACAAGTGCACTTACAACAAATATTCCCCTCACTTGTGAATTTCTATCACATTGACCAAACTCTTCCTCACGTGAGTCCTTTACACAAGAGTGTCACGTGTACTCCAAGAGCAGAGCCAAACTCTTTTTTTACCAGAGTCAAACCAAACGTGTCAAATTAAGACACTCATATCAGCAGTAGCGGAAGGCTAACCATGCCTCTGATACTAATTGTTAGAGAGAGAAACACCTAAGGAGTAAACCCAAAATAAGTTAATATACATATTAGGACACCACTGTTAGCCCAAAAGCCTAAGCTAATGGGTTTGGGTCCACTTAGGTATATTAACTAATCACTCTCTTTATACTTTACCAATACGGGACACAAACCTCATAAGTGTATGCTCACAACACTGAGCATTGATTCATAATACAATACCTGTCTAGCAGACAGAACCAACATAAGAACATTCATATCACAGGTGAAGGGAGAGAGCTTACGTAGTAGAGAGCAGAAAAGACTGCAATAGTTATGAAGATCAACGGCCAAAATCCAAGGAAGAATGTTCCTCCAAGAGTTAATAAAAGTTTAGCCCGAGGAATCAACCCCTGAAACAGGTAAAGATGCAAGTCAATTTCCTTGTGCGATATGTCCATGATGCAAGTTCATTCTAATAAATTAGAACACCACTACTATATTTGATTTATCGGAAGAGAACAAATATTATCAACCCAATATTCCTAACAAtttaatgaaatattaaaaAGCCATTCCATTTCTTTATATTTGATTATACCAACAGTTGCTGGCCTCTTATTCATGGGCAACTAACATAGCCAGGACCAACATGCCATAGGCAAATTATGCATCAAAATCACTAACTATATTCAACATATAACAAACGAATCTGAGAACCTTTTTATCTAAAGAGGAAACACACCTTTAGGGTAACTTCAATGCAGATTACgcaaaaagttttgacaattttATGTTAGATGTTGATGAAAAATAACCTCTTATTCTACAAAGATACTAGAGATTGGATGGACTCAGTTCAAGAACAGGTATTACTGTAAAATCAGGTACTAACTGCTCTCAATTATGTTtcatgttcctttttttttcctccttttttgtCTCCATTGAAGAATATTTGGCTTTTGTCTCCATTAAAGAGTATTTTGCCTCAAAGTCCTAAAATCATTCCTCAATCTTTAAGGTAAATAACAATTTTTGCCAGATACCTCGCTTCATGAATTCCAGAGTTTaaagaattaaaagaatatGCGACAGAGACTGTGGCTCCAAGTCTCCAACAGGCAAGCTAATGCCAATGAAACCTCAGAGTTAAGACTATAAAGTAATTGATAGGAAAAGAATAATTTATCAACCTCGAGGCCTTCACTGTTCAATGCCATGGAGCGCTCCCTTTGACCAGATAGGCTTTTCTCAAGTTCAGTTGAGACTGTACTTCTATTTGAAAATCCTCTATCTTCTTCCTTCAAGTTTATCTCACTATCCAGTCCATAGTTGctactttttgtttcttcaagCAATGAAGTCGGAGTCATGCCTCTCCTCCTCAATTCCTTCATAAATAATGACTCAGGAGGTTCTTCACCTGAAACAATTGGTCATATGAGGGGCTAGAAGTGAAATCATCCAAAAGGAATATCATATGACATTCCCAATGTGtggcggaaaaaaaaaaattgtgaatgaATATCTCACAAAGCTCAATACATCATCCTATAACCATTAATTAAGCTACAAGATAATCCGGCATCTTCCAAAAGCAAGATTTCTATAGGCATTTCTGAAGCTAACTCCAAGGCATTTGTATGGCTTTAAGCCATGAAATGAAGGTGGATGCCTTGTTTGGAATGCCTCACAAAAAATGAGCCTATCGCATCTTTTAGGTCCTTTTCCCTAACTTTTTTACTTGTGCGGTTTAAACAATTAATCATATTTCATATAAAATACATGGTCTATACCatgtttatcttcttttttcttatatatgaaTCATGCTTCCCCTCCTTTGGTAACTCCATATCTGCAATAAAGCGAAAGTCCTCTAATTGAATTATGTTAGTATGCTcttaaaaagttcaaaaaaaaaaaagatgttttattcatgttatttttatttcttcttcttcttcttcttctctctctatctcaaaCAATCCATTGTCGTCatcacatatataattatacacGACCTGGGGCTTACGTTTTCCTCAGTTTGACTGAACTAGACTGACTATTGTTCTAGGTGAGAACGCCACTTGCACTACAGAATCACTGAAAGCAAACTATTAAAGTCCAGTTTTAGGTGATGGCTATTAAACTAGGTGTTCGCAAAATCCAATTTGACTCCAATTTCCCTCTCCATGCAGATAAGTGTTTAACttaccaaaaagagaaaagaagaaagtaaaagaaaataagattcTACTTACATTCTTCTtgtcaatattaattaaatgaaacaGACTCTAGAAAGCATCAAGAATTATACTTGGattcttttattaatatatagtttattttttgtttaacaaaGTAACTATATTTAGAAATCTTGCACAAGTCTCCATTTTTCCTCTGTTTCACTACCCGTGCATTATGCCTAAATATACTTCAGAAACCATCTCTTGATCTTCAATGTCCAAAAAATTTCCATGTATGCCAATGCCCTAGTTCTTAGAGATAAGCAAGGAATTGCTTCACCAACCTCTTAATTTAGCAAAAATTAATGCACCTCAACTCCACCTTGGACTTGGGATAAACTtcttttgttgacaaaatccaAGAAGATATCCTCCTTGATCTCTATTGGCAAGTTCAGTGTCTAAACATGTTGAGTTGTAAGGTTTAAGCCTAGGGTTAAGTTGGAGGATTGAGAGATTAAAGATCTCATTCGAATGAGATGACTGCAATTCGAGCGAGTGTACATCTAGTTTTTACAAAGTTCCAGAATGCCTTGATCGTAGTCATATTCGAATGTTGTTCAAACAAAGTATTAAAGGCACTTCCAGTAAGCCTCAATCGTAGTCTCGTTCGAACGCCCTTCAAACGAGAGGACCTCAAAATGCCTCGATTGAAGTCTTGTTTGAAGAGTGTTCGATCACCGCTCGAGAAAATTGCAAAACTCTAGATCTCTTTCGAACGAGATTTAATCCCATTTGGAACAAGACTGTGATAGACTTTTTTAAAACTTAGTCGACTTAGCCTAAAAACTACAATTTTCTAACCATTTATATAAGCCTCATACGTGTTGTCGTTGGAAAAGTTTCTAAACACCTTCGCGTCTTAAAAAAGAGATTAATTCTTCTCTTTGTGTATCATTGTTCAAACTACAGCCACCAGAGTTTTAGGTTGAAGTGAACGAAGTTCATTCGTGAAGGTGATTCCTATAGAAGAAGGCTAGAAGTTTTGGAGTTACTATGGTGGGAGGTGAACAGGTTGTTTGCCAGGGTTACATATTGAGTCTTGGGAATTATAAAGATTTTGTAAATAAGATCAATTTGCAACACAAATCTTCTATAGTTGATGCATTTGGGGTTTTCTAGCCCCCGAAGTGGTTTTACTTTGAAGAGTTctttaaaatgttttcactTCGTTACCAAAATCTCTATATTGATTCGTTCATTTTGCTAATTGGGATTGTGTGATTAACAATTGGGTCTAAGTGAATCTTTCACTCTCCATCTATCCGACATCATATCCTATGAATTGACATACATCCACCCTatctaaaacaaattaaagacaTCACCTTGTTCTCAACTTGTCGCTGACCATATTCAatcaatcattattatttttttttgtaattatcttttctccccatgaactaccaacttttgcacaaatctcccatgaactaccaactcgaccaaaatagagcatccaactaccatagTTACTCGTTTtcccccccttccgtcagtcaaagggttAAATCCAACGATCAATGCATCATGTGCGAGTCACGTGcgtttttaatgtattttcttcctattttaccctcatCTTCCTCagtcctctccctctccctaatctctttttttcatttctctcttagGCGCACGGGCTCTTTCGTCGGGTTTTAAACCATTAAACCTCCCCCTCCCCCTACATATTTGATACCCACTAGGCAAAGAACCATTGGCCACAAGCTGAGCCAAAACCAGCGAGCCAACGAACATGATTTTTATGCCGCTGTCTATAAAAACTTGCTTCTTCTTGGTGGTGAACAAGATGTTTGGGACAGCATCAAACACGGACAAAGGTTCCTTAATGGCTGCTCCCGGAACCACCATGCTATGCAAAAGGAAGGAGTCATCGTAGTGAGGGAACGAGTGTGGAAGATTCGAGCCCGGCGGGAGATGATAAACAATCTCTATAGTCAACGTGGCGAGAGGAGATATAATCCCCGACTGTGGCCTGACAGTGTAACGGGTCTTGATCAACGGCTGAAGCCAGAAGGCGATCAGCATGGTGTACATGACGTTCTGCAACGTGAGCTTGCCGGAACATTTTTGGCCGTGTTCAATATGGAGAGGGATGAGGTTTGAGGGCTCTAAGCTTATAAGCCTGTCCATCAATCTTTCCATTCAAATGGTGGGTTTTGgaggaaaaggaagaagacCCATGAATTGAAGGGGGTTCGAGGAAGACGAAAGGAAGTGAAGGAGAAGGGTTCGTCAGTGTATTTTAAGTGAAGGGAAAAGGGCCGGCCACAAGGAGAAATTGCCAAGTGGGGGGTGTTGAAAACAAGTTGGAGTCCATGGGGATCAAGGTAAAAGAGCCTGTGCGGCGCttgagagaaatgaaaaaaagagataagagagagggagaggactGAGGAAGATGAGGGTAAAATAGggaaaaaatacattaaaaatgcACGTGACTCGCACATGACTCGTTGGCCATTGGATTTAACCCCTCTGACTGACGGAATAGGGAAAACAAGTAACTATGGTAGTTGgatactctattttggtcgagttggtagttcatgggggattTGTGTAAAAGTTGGTACTTCATTGGGggaaaggtaattaccccttatttttttgacaagttACTTTTGGGTGATGTGCACTTCCTTGTGTGTATTTCCTTTGTTCCTT
The sequence above is drawn from the Alnus glutinosa chromosome 11, dhAlnGlut1.1, whole genome shotgun sequence genome and encodes:
- the LOC133882873 gene encoding uncharacterized protein LOC133882873, translated to MASLQILKSTFTAISISHSNFPGKSRWVFSESDSRKRVLRLGCCRSSRYCTSRSFRVCCEARDDDNLSNGEEPPESLFMKELRRRGMTPTSLLEETKSSNYGLDSEINLKEEDRGFSNRSTVSTELEKSLSGQRERSMALNSEGLEGLIPRAKLLLTLGGTFFLGFWPLIFITIAVFSALYYFFGPTFVHDASKTSISPPQYIDPYALLEEERISQIAPRVN